The following proteins are co-located in the Gloeocapsa sp. PCC 7428 genome:
- a CDS encoding manganese catalase family protein gives MFFHQKRLQYFTPPEKPDPVYAKKMQELIGGSFGEMTVMMQYLFQGWNCRGPAKYRDMLLDIGTEEIGHVEMLATMIAHLLDNAPIKMQEEGAKDPVVGAVMGGTNPRDAIAAAMNPQHGIVSGGGAMPADSVGFPWNGRFIVASGNLLADFRSNLHAESQGLMQAVRLYEMTDDRGVRDHLSFMIARDTMHQNQWLAAIEDLQSEGYEETVVPKIAYEYGKNEFAYQFWNHSEGEESAQGRWAKGSSIDGKGEFEYVANPQPIGPEPNPPQPDPRLHGTAKTPQASQPATGEPNMVERVVDVIDKITPGGQE, from the coding sequence ATGTTTTTTCATCAAAAGCGGTTACAGTACTTCACTCCGCCAGAAAAACCAGATCCCGTATATGCAAAGAAAATGCAGGAATTGATTGGCGGTAGTTTTGGAGAAATGACCGTCATGATGCAGTACTTATTCCAGGGCTGGAACTGCCGAGGACCTGCTAAGTACCGAGATATGCTGCTAGATATTGGTACTGAAGAAATCGGTCACGTCGAGATGCTAGCTACAATGATCGCTCATTTGCTAGATAATGCACCGATCAAAATGCAAGAAGAGGGCGCGAAAGATCCCGTCGTAGGTGCGGTTATGGGAGGTACTAACCCCAGGGATGCGATCGCGGCGGCTATGAATCCCCAGCATGGAATTGTCTCAGGTGGGGGTGCGATGCCAGCTGATAGCGTGGGCTTTCCCTGGAATGGTCGCTTTATCGTTGCCAGTGGTAACTTATTAGCAGACTTCCGCTCTAATCTCCACGCCGAGTCTCAAGGTCTTATGCAGGCTGTACGGTTGTATGAGATGACAGACGATCGAGGTGTGAGAGACCACCTCAGTTTCATGATCGCCCGTGATACCATGCACCAAAATCAGTGGCTAGCGGCAATTGAAGACTTGCAAAGCGAAGGATATGAAGAAACTGTTGTTCCCAAGATTGCTTATGAATATGGGAAAAACGAGTTTGCCTATCAGTTCTGGAACCACTCTGAAGGTGAAGAAAGCGCTCAAGGACGATGGGCAAAAGGTTCTTCAATCGACGGTAAAGGTGAGTTTGAGTATGTTGCTAATCCTCAGCCAATAGGCCCAGAACCGAACCCACCGCAACCCGATCCTCGATTGCACGGTACAGCTAAAACACCCCAAGCAAGTCAACCTGCTACAGGCGAACCGAATATGGTTGAGCGCGTAGTTGATGTAATTGACAAAATAACTCCTGGCGGTCAAGAGTAG